In Nicotiana tabacum cultivar K326 chromosome 11, ASM71507v2, whole genome shotgun sequence, a single window of DNA contains:
- the LOC107804658 gene encoding F-box/FBD/LRR-repeat protein At1g13570-like isoform X2 — protein sequence MAMTDSCKRLAVGGDKLDRLTDLPINVIHQIQDHMSIEDAAKMSVLSREWRYVWVSNPKLAFGAQFYKKRKLSTTTDVISTIVSQHHGVIKKFHSIIHSSQHSVVDEWMLLLSGNGLTDLTLHNLTNSKAPYRLPSCVYGVELERLVLWNCIFRPPCSFRGFHKLKRLNLKQVSFELDISTASLWMPNLERLNFMQCSGLRHLNIYAPELLLLTFYGCGTDALKPGPFMDCVKLESAGVSFQEEVSQNRQDKAVKLTNLLSSWPNISFLLLDRLLLLVLKWMGFPRASAD from the exons ATGGCGATGACAGATAGCTGTAAGAGACTTGCAGTTGGAGGGGACAAACTCGATAGGCTTACGGATCTTCCTATTAATGTTATACACCAGATTCAGGATCACATGTCTATTGAGGATGCTGCAAAAATGAGTGTTTTGTCTAGAGAATGGAGATATGTTTGGGTTTCAAACCCGAAGCTCGCATTTGGTGCACAGTTTTACAAAAAGAGAAAGCTATCCACCACAACAGACGTCATTAGTACAATTGTCTCGCAGCACCATGGAGTAATTAAGAAGTTCCACTCAATAATACATTCTTCTCAGCACTCAGTTGTTGATGAATGGATGCTATTGTTGTCAGGAAATGGTCTCACTGATCTCACCCTTCATAACCTAACCAATTCCAAGGCTCCATACAGATTGCCTTCCTGTGTGTACGGTGTGGAACTAGAACGGTTAGTCCTGTGGAACTGCATTTTCAGGCCGCCATGCAGTTTTAGGGGTTTCCACAAGCTCAAAAGGCTTAATCTAAAGCAAGTGTCCTTTGAATTAGACATTTCAACTGCTTCCCTCTGGATGCCAAACCTTGAGAGACTGAATTTTATGCAATGCAGCGGTCTTCGTCACTTAAATATATATGCACCTGAACTTTTACTTTTAACATTCTATGGCTGTGGCACTGACGCCCTTAAACCGGGTCCCTTCATGGACTGTGTGAAGCTGGAAAGTGCTGGAGTTTCATTCCAAGAAGAAGTTTCACAAAACAGACAAGATAAAGCAGTGAAATTGACAAATCTTCTCAGCAGCTGGCCTAACATTAGTTTTCTTCTTCTGGACCG GCTTTTGCTTCTGGTACTGAAGTGGATGGGCTTCCCACGAGCCTCAGCAGATTGA
- the LOC107804658 gene encoding F-box/FBD/LRR-repeat protein At1g13570-like isoform X1 has protein sequence MAMTDSCKRLAVGGDKLDRLTDLPINVIHQIQDHMSIEDAAKMSVLSREWRYVWVSNPKLAFGAQFYKKRKLSTTTDVISTIVSQHHGVIKKFHSIIHSSQHSVVDEWMLLLSGNGLTDLTLHNLTNSKAPYRLPSCVYGVELERLVLWNCIFRPPCSFRGFHKLKRLNLKQVSFELDISTASLWMPNLERLNFMQCSGLRHLNIYAPELLLLTFYGCGTDALKPGPFMDCVKLESAGVSFQEEVSQNRQDKAVKLTNLLSSWPNISFLLLDRYFLKLLLLVLKWMGFPRASAD, from the exons ATGGCGATGACAGATAGCTGTAAGAGACTTGCAGTTGGAGGGGACAAACTCGATAGGCTTACGGATCTTCCTATTAATGTTATACACCAGATTCAGGATCACATGTCTATTGAGGATGCTGCAAAAATGAGTGTTTTGTCTAGAGAATGGAGATATGTTTGGGTTTCAAACCCGAAGCTCGCATTTGGTGCACAGTTTTACAAAAAGAGAAAGCTATCCACCACAACAGACGTCATTAGTACAATTGTCTCGCAGCACCATGGAGTAATTAAGAAGTTCCACTCAATAATACATTCTTCTCAGCACTCAGTTGTTGATGAATGGATGCTATTGTTGTCAGGAAATGGTCTCACTGATCTCACCCTTCATAACCTAACCAATTCCAAGGCTCCATACAGATTGCCTTCCTGTGTGTACGGTGTGGAACTAGAACGGTTAGTCCTGTGGAACTGCATTTTCAGGCCGCCATGCAGTTTTAGGGGTTTCCACAAGCTCAAAAGGCTTAATCTAAAGCAAGTGTCCTTTGAATTAGACATTTCAACTGCTTCCCTCTGGATGCCAAACCTTGAGAGACTGAATTTTATGCAATGCAGCGGTCTTCGTCACTTAAATATATATGCACCTGAACTTTTACTTTTAACATTCTATGGCTGTGGCACTGACGCCCTTAAACCGGGTCCCTTCATGGACTGTGTGAAGCTGGAAAGTGCTGGAGTTTCATTCCAAGAAGAAGTTTCACAAAACAGACAAGATAAAGCAGTGAAATTGACAAATCTTCTCAGCAGCTGGCCTAACATTAGTTTTCTTCTTCTGGACCGGTACTTTCTCAA GCTTTTGCTTCTGGTACTGAAGTGGATGGGCTTCCCACGAGCCTCAGCAGATTGA